A genomic stretch from Fusarium musae strain F31 chromosome 9, whole genome shotgun sequence includes:
- a CDS encoding hypothetical protein (EggNog:ENOG41), with the protein MQQHAIFGYQTPPPSPGFDHPKCTVQQPFAVPHSRHFQNRCVPLAPEARLGRVLEGTLQLTDILGTGAYGVVYLAVDLKTGGKYAVKCLSKFNPDGTPLESRQFAYQQREIRLHWKASEHSNVVQMLKIVNDPDCIYVILEYCPEGDLFLNITERGQYVGKDELSRNIFLQILDAVEHCHNLGIYHRDLKPENILVTDHGDTVKLADFGLATSDDRSEDYGCGSTFYMSPECLDHSARKPYYLCAPNDVWSLGVILVNLTCGRNPWKQASFQDSTYRAYAGSKDFLKTILPLSDELNDILGRIFEPIPEQRITLSELRTRIMACSMFTVPPMSSLPTPPASPNHITEYVSSEDAIIDDYEYDSPLSPASSDDEGSLTSSDSTIDDLDDEFEQERQMPQTPPEFAPHAFDPEEPKEHQLIYHSQEFVPQKYSGPVPVPVAVPPQPMLCQQVPMPIQAQVPVSVQAPCQPKSYFPIWDMVKYVQQVPMLQHHVPFHQQVPFMPTFQGCC; encoded by the exons ATGCAGCAACATGCCATATTCGGTTACCAAACCCCTCCGCCCTCTCCAGGATTCGATCATCCCAAGTGTACTGTTCAACAACCATTTGCCGTCCCTCACTCTCGACACTTCCAGAACCGATGCGTCCCTCTCGCCCCGGAGGCCAGGCTAGGCCGCGTGCTTGAGGGTACTCTCCAGCTTACTGACATCCTTGGAACTGGCGCCTATGGCGTCGTGTACCTTGCCGTCGATCTCAAGACCGGAGGTAAATACGCTGTCAAGTGCTTGAGCAAGTTCAATCCCGATGGAACCCCTTTGGAATCCAGACAATTTGCCTACCAACAACGAGAGATCCGTCTTCACTGGAAGGCATCGGAACACTCCAACGTGGTCCAGATGCTCAAGATTGTGAATGATCCTGACTGCATCTATGTTATTCTCGAGTACTGCCCTGAGGGTGATCTCTTCTTGAATATCACTGAGCGCGGTCAATATGTTGGTAAGGATGAACTATCAAGGAATATCTTTCTGCAAATCCTGGATGCCGTTGAACACTGCCACAACCTTGGAATCTACCACCGGGACCTCAAGCCGGAGAACATCTTGGTGACAGACCACGGAGACACTGTTAAGCTGGCTGACTTTGGTCTTGCTACTTCTGATGATCGATCTGAGGACTACGGATGCGGTTCAACATTCTACATGAGTCCAG AATGCCTGGACCACTCTGCTAGGAAGCCTTACTACCTTTGCGCCCCCAATGATGTCTGGAGCCTTGGAGTTatcctcgtcaacctcaCCTGTGGACGCAACCCATGGAAACAAGCTTCCTTCCAGGACTCTACTTACCGTGCCTATGCCGGATCCAAGGACTTCTTGAAGACCATCCTCCCATTGTCGGATGAACTGAACGACATTTTGGGACGGATCTTCGAGCCTATCCCCGAGCAGCGGATCACTCTTTCTGAGCTCCGAACCAGGATTATGGCCTGCTCTATGTTTACCGTGCCGCCCATGTCGTCTCTACCGACACCTCCGGCCTCACCAAACCACATCACCGAATACGTTTCCTCCGAGgatgccatcatcgacgactATGAGTACGACTCACCACTGTCGCCTGCCTCCTCTGACGATGAGGGTTCGCTTACTTCAAGCGACTCTACCATTGACGACCTGGACGACGAGTTTGAACAGGAACGCCAGATGCCACAGACTCCTCCTGAGTTTGCACCCCACGCCTTCGACCCTGAGGAGCCCAAGGAACATCAACTCATCTACCACAGCCAGGAATTCGTGCCCCAGAAGTACTCTGGGCCCGTCCCCGTGCCAGTGGCCGTTCCCCCTCAGCCCATGCTTTGCCAGCAGGTCCCTATGCCTATCCAGGCTCAGGTTCCTGTCTCTGTGCAAGCTCCTTGTCAACCCAAATCATACTTCCCTATCTGGGATATGGTAAAATACGTTCAACAAGTGCCCATGCTTCAGCACCATGTGCCCTTTCATCAACAGGTCCCCTTCATGCCTACGTTCCAAGGTTGTTGCTAA